In the Bacillus sp. FJAT-42376 genome, CAAAGCTAGAAAATAGTTCGAAATGAGGGAATGGATATGCTAAAATATGAATGAGTATTCATTCATCGTTCAAGGGGGAAGTACAATGGGAGAAAAGGTTTTTATTATTACCGGAGGCTCAAGCGGGATGGGAAAAGCAATGGCGAAGCGATTTGCTAAGGACGGGTATAACGTCGTGATCACCGGGAGAACGCTGGAAACACTGGAAGAGACAAAAACAGAAATCGAGCAGAGAGACGGCCAGATTATGACCTTTTCAATGGATGTCAGACAGCCTGAGAAAGCTGCGGAACTTGTACAGGCTGTTCACAGCAGGTTTGGAAGAATCGATGGATTGGTCAACAATGCTGCCGGAAACTTTATCTGCCCTGCAGAAAAGCTCTCGGTGAATGGCTGGAACTCTGTCATCAACATCGTTTTGAATGGGACCTTTTATATGAGCTCAGCCGTCGGCAATTATTGGATCGAGCATAACCAGAAAGGGTCCATTATCAATATGCTCGCTACCTATGCATGGGGAGCAGGAGCCGGCGTGATTCACTCCGCTGCAGCCAAAGCGGGGGTGCACTCCATGACAAGAACATTAGCCGTTGAATGGGGGAGCCGATATGGAATTTGTGTGAACGCTATCGCCCCAGGTCCAATTGAAAGAACGGGAGGCGCCGATAAACTATGGGAATCAGAAGAAGCAGCTAAGCGCACCGTTGCAAGTGTGCCTCTGAAAAGGCTTGGTACGCCTGAAGAAATTGCAGCCGTTGCAGCCTTTTTAATGTCGGATGAAGCGGCTTATATTAATGGAGAATGTATAACAATGGATGGAGGCCAATGGCTGAATCCGCATCCTTTTTAATAGGCGATGTTAAAGCCTGTTGATTAAAGCGGAAGGTGTAAGTTTCAAAGGTGGGACTCCGCAGGTTCACGGCTGGGAGGTTCACCTCCCGCAGCGGGAATTAACAGCCAAGTTTATCAAAGCTGAATAAACAGCAAAAGCCTGCTTCTTTCCGGCAGGCTTTTGCTGTGGACCCAGTCAGACAAATCCTTACCAATTCTGCCTGAAAATTGTGATATAATTACGCATAAAATAGACAGAACGAGGGGGAAGGAATAGATGGATCCTCTAGATATCCTTACAAATAAACAGGAGGTTATTCCTTATTATCAAGCCATTTTCAGCGCGGATGACCAAATCATTGCCGGCTATGAGGTAATAGGGAGATTCCAGTTTCAAGGCGAGTTGCTCAGCCTTGAAGATTTCTTCGCTGACGATAGTGTTCCTGATGAATATAAAATTGAAGTGGATGATTACATAGTGGAACAGGCACTGAACTATGCCTTATCCGAAAATTCAGATGCGCTAATCTTTATTAACCGGGATGCAAATTTACTGATGCTGGACCAAGGCGAAAGCTTTCTTGATTTATTGCTTCGCTTCCAGTCCAGGGGGCTGAATTTAAGCAGAATTGCCATAGAACTGACCGAGCACCATTTTAAAGGGGATATGGAGCGTCTTCTTCATTTAGTTCATTATTACCGGACCTATGGCATTAAGATTGCAGCGGCGGATATTGGGAGAGAAAACAGCAATCTGGACCGTATAGGCAATCTTTCGCCGGACCTTCTGAAAATTAATTTGCAGCCGCTGCGAATGACGTCCTCTCCGGTTTCCTTTAATGATGTCCTCTATTCCATTTCGCTGCTTGCAAGGAAAATCGGGGCGGCTCTTCTATTTGAAGACATTGAAGCTAATTTTCAGCTTCAGTATGCATGGCGCAATGGAGGCCGGTATTTCCAGGGCTTTTACTTAACCGAACCCGGACCGCAATTTTTGGAAAAGGAATTACTTAAAGAAAAGCTTTCCAATGAATTTCACCATTTTATTGTTCATGAAAAAAAGAAGCTGGAAACATTCCATCAGCTGTCTGAAGATTTCTATCAGAGAATTCATTTTCTCGCAGCGAGAAGTGAAAAATTGTCTGAAAGTCAGGATCAGCTGATTACCATGCTGGCAAAGGAACTCTCTGATTGCAGTTTTCGGCTGTACATCTGTGATGCAGATGGGTTCCAGACAACCGGGAACATTTTCAAAGAAGAGGATGGATGGGTATTCCAGGAACAGTACAAGAACAAAAATTGGAGCTGGAGACCGTATTTTTTAGAAAACCTGATGAAAATGAGAATCGGAAGAAGAGGATTTTTCAGCGATCTATACAGTGATATCGAAACCGGGGAAACGATACGGACATACTCGTATCCCCTTGATGACGGACATTACCTTTTTATTGATTTGCCATATCAGTACCTTTATGAGCAAAACGGCATGCTTTGAATGAAATCTTTCTCGGGTGCAGACAATAAGCAAAAAACATGGAGGAACGTATGATTGTTCTAGGCATCATCGCATTGCTTATTTTGTTTGGAGGCCTATTTTTGACAGTCCGGACAGGGAACTGGACACAGGCAAGGAAAAAGGAATTTGATGCGTCAGCGCCTAAAACGGTGCAGGCCCATCCTTATCTTCTTAATCCTATTTTCCTTGTATATGCTGGAGCAGGGCTCTTGCTTGCTATCCTGATCCTGTACTTTGCAGCGAAATATGGATATTAAAAAGATCAATATAAGAATTAAAATGGATGGGGACTTTTCAAAAAGTCTTATGTGTAAAAAGTCTATTTGAGAGCGTGATGTTGATTTATAACACCTGTTGATTGGAGAGGAAGGCGCGAGACTCCTGCGGGAGCAGCGGGACAGGTGAGACCCCGCAGGCGCAAAGCGGCGAGGAGGCTCACCGCACGCCCCGCTGGTCGCTGAGCGCCTGGAGCGGAAATCAACAGCCAATTAGAACAGAGATTATAAAAAAGGAGACGCATTCCAGGCGTTTCCCTTTTTTTGTTTGCGAAAGTCCGCCATGAAAAGTCCAAGTATAACTGCATCGGATAGCCTTTTTTGTAAGTGGAGAACATTTGGGGGATTCTTCATCAGAAAGCGGGCGAAATGATGGAAGGTGAATTGGCCCGGTATCCGACGTTTCAAATTCTTCATTAGTGGAATAACATGACTAGAATGTAATGCCGGATTAGAAACCTATAAGGGAGGAATAAGTAATGAAAACGTTAACATCCTTGTCTGCCGCCGCGGTTATATTTTTTTCACTTGGATCCCCTGCTGTAGGTGAAACAGCGGCGGTTACAGCGGACCGGCCTGCCCAGCATAATGCGCAGAAAGCAAATCCGAAGGAAACGGTCTTTAAATATTTGCAGGATGCCAGCTATGCTCAAGTATCTCTAAGTGAAAAGGAACGGACAAAAGCACAAATGAAAGAGGTGCTTGCCCCTTATTTTACAGATGAAATAGCAGACGCTTACCTGAAATACAATGCTGTTAAAGGAGAAACTCAGTACATTGTATACGGAACGGATTTTCCAATTCTCTCTCTTCCTTTTTTCAGCTATGATGAATCAACGAAAATAAAGCAGCAAAAAAATAAAACCATTGTCTATCAGTATTTCAAAAAAACAGATACCGGCCCCGTCACTTTTGAAGGTCATTATGAAGCTGTGACCATGATCAGGACGGACGGAGCATGGAAAATATCCTCCATTTCCGAGAGCAAAGAAGAACCAAATTAAGCGGTGCGGAGAGATGATGGTCTCCGCTTATAGAATGGTCAGGCTGACTTGCTGAAAGTCAGTCTTTTTTGCCGGCAGCAGCACAGCGACAGATGTTCCAGCAAATGATTGGACCTCATAAGTTCCGCTCCGGTTATCATCGGTTTACTGCGGGGCAGCGGGTCACTCTGCCAAGCCATTCATAGCTAAGAGGCAGTTATCCAGCTTACACCGTCTTGCATGCTTGTGCTTTTGTTTCCCGAAAAAAGAATATGAACAGGCTATTTCCTCATAGGTAAGTAATAGTGCCTTAACGAATAAGGAGGAATGCGCGTGTTTACAAGGATTGACCGTTTATTAATCGATTTGCCGAAACCGAAAAATCCGGATGCCAATGCAGCTGCGGCTGTACAGGAGCTTCTTGGCGGCAAATTTGGAGAAATGTCCACGCTGAATAATTATATGTACCAGTCGTTCAATTTTCGGAACAAAAAGAAGCTGAAGCCTTTTTACGATTTGGTTGCGAGCATTACAGCCGAAGAAACAGGGCATGTAGAACTTGTTGCCAACACCATTAACTTGATGATCATAGGAACGACCCATCCGGGGCCCCCTGATTCCACTCCTATGCGAGAGGCGGTAAATAAGCGAAACTCGCTTCATTTTATCTCCACTGCACAAACCGCATTCCCATTTGATTCAATGGGGCGCCCGTGGACGGGAGATAATGTGTTCAGCAGCGGAAACTTGGTCCTTGATCTGCTTCATAACTTTTTTCTGGAGTGCGGGGCAAGGACCCATAAGATGAGAGTATATGAAATGACGGATAATCCGGTTGCAAGGGAGCTAATCGGGTATTTGCTTGTACGGGGCGGAGTCCATGTGGTGGCATATGCAAAGGCACTTGAGATCGCGACAGGCGTTGATGTCATGAAAATGCTGCCGATTCCCAATTTAGACAACTCAAAATTCTCCGCTGCGAAAAAGTATGAGGATCAGGGAGTAAACAGAAGGCTCTATACATTCAGCGACCAATATTACCGGGATATTAATCAAATTTGGAAAGGCACCGGTCCGAAAGGAGAGCCTCTTGAAGTCATCATCGGCCATCCTCAGGGAGCAGCCATTCCTGATTTAGAGGAGATACCGGAAGAATTCGCTCCTGGAATTTCCGAGGAGGACTTTCAGGAAATTGCCCGCCGTCTGCAAAGATCAGCAGGAATTTAAAAAATTCATTTCTTGATGCGCTTAAGCCGCATGCAGCCAGAGCAGGCACAGAGAAGAATAACTATGTGCCTGCTCTGCGTTCATGAATAGCTATGCCCGTTCATCAGAGTGACACAAGTCTTTCAAGTTCCTGCAAATCGAATCCTTTTACTACATGATCATCCACGGTCACAGTGGGGGTAGAATACGATTGAAGGTTGTGCATCAAATGGTTTTTTGCCTCTTCATTTTTCGATATATCCGCTTCTTCATAAGGGAGCTGAAGATGATCTAAAAACTGTTTGACAATTTTGCAGGGCGGACAGTCAGGCTGGGTGTATACCGTAATTTTTTTATTCATCCTATCACTTCTTTCCTTTTCCTGAAGTCTGAAAATAGTGGACAAGCCCCATAGCACTTACAGCTAAATCAAGGTTTAGAATATCATATACAGGATGGTGTTTGGGGATGTTTTTATCTGTAAGTTTCGGGAAAACGCGGTTTTTTAATTCTGCTTCTGTTTCTTTCCATTGCACAGCCGGCGGCATGCCTTCTGTTTTTCTTATGGCTTTTTCTGCTGCCTCCAAAAAGACCGGCAAAAATTGGCGCATGTCTTCAAGAGCTTCGGCCGGATTGTCATGAGGCCCGAAATGACTGAAATAAAATACGTCAGGCTGAAGGGATTGCAATTTCTCAGCAGTCCGGAGCATGGCTTCCGGATCAAACTGATTCGGTGAGGCAGATGGCAGGCAAAATCTGCTGAATTGTTCATCCGCATAGGCAATTCCTGCGGCATCTCCTGTAAATATCCCTTTACTTATTGGTTCAAATATGCTGAAATGATGATTGGCGTGTCCGGGCGAATCAATAAACTCCAGGACACATTTTTCGCTAATCGCCAAACGGTCTTTATCCTTCATCGTTAGAATCCGCTCTTCAGGGACAGGCAGAACAGGATCGAAAAGCTCGTCAAAGTGCTCTTTGTACACCGCTTTTGCACCGGCAGTCAATCTTTCGGGATTGACTAGATGACGGGCCCCCTTTGGATGCACAACAACTTTTGCATTGGGACATTCCTTCAGGAGCAATCCTGCTCCGCCCGCGTGATCGAGGTGTACGTGAGTGACGATGATGTACTGAATGTCTTTAACAGAAAGACCAAGCTCAGCCATACCGGATTTAATATAAGGTACAGACGGGCTTGCCGAGGGCTCAAGCAGAGTCAGCATGTCTTCATGCAGGACATATGCCGATGTTCTCCCTTTTTTGCGAAGATCAAAAGTGTCAATCATACTAATCCGGTTTGACAGCCGTTTAACCGTTCCCATTTTTTTCATCCCCCTTTGTCGATGCTCTTTCATTATAGCCCGGCTTAGACAGGGAATGAAATTTACATGATTGCGAACATATTATCCTGAAGATAAATGTGGTAAACTTTCTAATAGATATAGGATGAAACAAATTGGATAAGAATAGCAAATACGAGGAAAATAATTGATAAGAACAGCTTGTTCTTTGGAAGGAGAAAAAAGAAATGTCACAATTAACAGGTATTATCAGCCGTCTTCAAAGTCTTCAGGAAACAGCGGTGGGCAATGAGCCTTCCCAGCGTTTTTTCGAAGTAGAGGGTGAAAAGCGCTGCAGCGTAAAGTATTTCGAAAAAAATGAAATGTTTGAGCTTGAAGTATTTGAAAAGGGCGGAAAACCGCAAACCTATCAATTCGATAACATTGATATCATTGCGATTGAAATTTTCGATCTTTTGCAAGCCTGATCAGGCATTTACATATTTTCAGCACAATTGGGAAAAAAGGATAACATATCGGTTTTAGATTGCGTATAAGGTTAAAAAGAACCTTAAAAGGAGATGCATGATGAGCGATACGTTTGCCTTTTATAATGTAACGGAAGAGAACATGAGCCTTGAGGACGTTATAGCACGCTTGAAAGGGTTTTTGAGGAAAGATCCTCGTTCTGTTTACATCCTGTCGATTGGTACAGATTCCCACGTGCACCATAAAGAAACAAAATTTATTACGGCCATCCATCTTCACCGGGTCGGAAAAGGGGCGTGGGGATGTCTGAAAAACTTTGTCATCCCCCGGCCAATTTCAAGTGTACACGAAAAAATTTCGACGGAAACCGCGCTCAGCCAAGAGCTTGCTTATTCTTTTGTTACCCTGTATTTGGGAGAATTGTCTGATATTCTCATTCCGTTTTCAGAGGAAGGGGCCGATTTAAGTTTCGAAATTCATTTGGATATCGGCAGAAAAGGCGCAACGAAGGACCTCATTCAGGAAATGACGGGAAGGATCACGGCAATGGGGCTGGAAGCAAGAATCAAACCGGATTCATACACAGCCTTCAGCTACGCTAATCGATATACAAAATAAGGAAACCTTTGTCGAAAATTGCGTTTGACGAAAAAAATCCCTTTTATTATGCTTGTAGTGACAACAGGCAGCAGGGGGGCAAAAGAATGGGTTTGGCAAATAAGAGACTCTCGACAGAAGAGCAGGAATTACTTGTTAGCTTGCTAATGAAGCAGGAATATGCCATCGAGCTTATAAGCAGTGAACTAAATGATATTGAGAGCGGACAAAAAGCGGTAGATATGGAGACATACAGGCAGCTGACAACTCTCTATGACCGAATTCGTTTTGACTGATGTGTCTACATAGAGAACGGTGCCCGGAGTCGGGTGCCGTTTTTTTGCCTTTTTGTTTAGGCCGTCAAAAGGACGGGTAAAATTAAAACGCTAACCGTCATACAGAGAGGAAGTACAGCAATGATTACTCTTCGTGCTGAAGAAATGATAGAAATAAGTATTAAAGACCTGATGATTCCCGGAGATAAAGTGGCACATGTCCAGCTGGGCAATAATCTTGAACATGCCCTTATGGTCCTTACCAGAACAGGCTATACAGCTATACCGGTCCTTGATTCTTCCTATAAGCTTCACGGCCTGGTCGGAACGAATATGATTATTGACTCCATCATGGGCCTTGAACGCATTGAAGCGGAAAGACTTGTAGATATAAAGGTATCAGAGGTAATGAACCGGAATATCCCAAGACTTAAAATCAGTGATTCTCCAGCGAGAGGGCTGGAACTGGTCGTCGATCATCCTTTTGTTTGCGTGGAAGATCAGGATGGGTTTTTTGAGGGGATATTTACCAGGCGTGAAATTCTAAAACAGCTGGACCGGCATGTGAAAAGACTGAACAGAGGCTGAGATGAAAGAGACACCCGCCGCATGGAGGGTGTCTCTTTCCGTTTCAATTTGTTTTATATTGGAGCAGTTCGATCCGATTTCCAAAAGGATCGGCAAAGCTGAATCGGTCTCTTCCTGGGATCGGCTTTTCCTCTTTAATTCCTACTCCTGCATTTTCCAATAGAATTCTTGCGGCATCAAGGTTTCCGATTTCAAATGCCGGATGCCTCTTGCTTGTGACGGGGTCCATTTCTTCCAGTCCGATATGAACTTCAATGGCTCCTGCAGAACACCAAAATCCTCCATTTCCTTTCAGGCTATCAGGCTTTGGAATTTCATTAAAGCCCAGCAAATCCAGATAAAAGGCCCGTGCTGCGGCTTCTTCGTGAGAGGGTACACAAATTTGTACATGATCCATTTTAATGAATTTCAGTGAGTTCATTTTTCCATCCTCCTATTGTATGAACTGATAAAAAATCTGGCCGATGAGAAGAAGCGTGACGCCTCTAATGATCCACTTTGCCGAAGAAAAGGAGATTCGTCTTGCGGTCCGGATTGCCAATTGAGCACCAATGAGCGACCCGATAGCAAGCGGGATTGCGATTTGGAAATTCACCATGCCTGCAAATAAATAGGCAGTAAATGCTCCTACACAGCTGACAAACGTCTGAAATCTCGTATAAGCAATCGATGAAAGGTAGGAAAGTCCGAGCTGAAAATACATGTACATGCTTAGCGTAGCCTGCCCGGGGCCGAAAACCCCGTCATATACACCAATCCCAAATATGGCTGGATAAGACTTAGCAGGCAGCTTTCTGTTTCGATCCGGCAAATCCTTTTCCCTTTTCTTCAAGACGCTTAAGACGAAGGCAAAAGTCAGGAGAATCAGTGCCGCCGCGTTCATGAAGTCCTCTGGAATCATCCCCGAAATACATCCTCCAGTAACCCCTCCTGCCAGCGCAAAAGGAACCGTTTTAAGCACCTCCGTTAACTTTATTTCATCACTTTTCAGCAAAAAGAAAAAGCTTGAGAAGGAACTAATTGTATTCGAAAACTTGGTAGCAGCGATAATCTGATGAATGGGAAGCCCGTATAGGATCATAGCAGGCATTCCAATCAATCCGCCCCCGCCTGCAAGCGTTCCGAGAAAAGAAGTCATTGCACCGATAAAGATGAGAGGCCATTCCATTTGTATTCCCCCTCTGTATATTAAAGTATATTCATTGCCAAATCATAATGAAATGTCGAAATAATTAGCATATAATATAAGAAAAACTTATTGAATGAGGTGAAAGGGTGCAAATCACAGAATTACGAATGCTTCTCGTATTGGCGGAGGAAATGAATATGAGAAAAGCCGCCGAGCGATTATTTGTGTCCCAGCCTGCGCTGTCCCAGCGTCTTCAGTCTATCGAGAAAACATGGGGGGCCAAAATCTTCATACGCTCCCAAAAAGGCCTGACGCTGACCCCTGCCGGAGAAAAAGTAGTTGAGTACGCGAAGGAAACGGTTCTGAGGGAAGAAAAAGTGAGAGAAGATATATCCGCCCTTGAAGGGGAAGTGAATGGAACGCTGCGGCTCGCGGTGGCTTCTATTATCGGCCAGCACTGGCTGCCGAAAGTACTGAAGACATATGTTCAAAGGTATCCTCATGCGAAAATCTCACTGATTACCGGATGGAGCAGCGAGATTTTGAAAAGTCTTTACGAAGATAATGTCCACATTGGGATTGTAAGGGGAAGTCATGAATGGAAAGGAGTGAAAAAACACTTGATTCGCGATGAGCTCTATCTGGTCGATACGGAAATCCGAAATGCCGAAGAGCTGATGACAACAGAACGCCCCTTCATCCAGTTCCGCAGTGATTCCACCTATTATCAGGAGATTCAGGATTGGTGGCACCGGAAATTTCAGACCTCACCGAAAAGAACGATTATCGTAGATCAAATCGAGACATGCAAACAGATGGCCTATAACGGAATCGGCTATGCGATTCTGCCTTCCGTTGCACTCGATGAACATGAACCCATCTACAAGGTCCTGCTTTCGGACCCCGATGGAAAACCAATAGCAAGGGATACATGGATGCTCGGCTATGAAGCGGCTTTTCAGCTGAAGCAAGTGCAGGCTTTTTTAGAGGTGGTAGAAGAGTGGACAAACGCAGCACCCTAACGGATTACCAGTCCAGACTCAGGAAGGTCAGTGTAAAGCAAGAGCCGTATCTGAATTCATCGGATAAGAAAGAGAAGATTGGATGGTCTTGAATGAGGAGAAGTCCGCTTTAATAACGATACAAGGGAGAAGACTTATGGGGGAAAAGAAAGTTTTGTGGCTTGAATTGTTTTACGACCTGATTTTTGTAGCTGCGGTGGCTAAAGCTACTCATCTGCTGCTGCATGTGGAAGAGGGAATCGTTCCGGCGGAGTATTTGTTTAAGTTTATTTTGATTTTTATTCCCATCTGGTGGGCATGGGTGGGTCAGACTTTATTTATCAACAGGTATGGTGAAGATTGCTTTTCACAGCGGATCTTTATGATTATTCAAATGGTCTTCGTAGTTTTAATGACCGCCAGTCTCTCAAGCGATTTCGATCCGTATTATGTGCCTTTTCTGATTGGATATGCCGGAATCCGCTTTGTAACATCGCTGCAATATTTATGGGTTCTTAAAAGAAAAAGTGATTCAAAGGAGCCGGCAGCGAAATATTTAGGGTTCGGATTTTTAATAGGAATTGCCATCTCCTTAAGCTCTGTTTTCTTTGATCCGCCTCTCCGTTACGCAGTCTTATATCTTGGTATCTTTGCAGATCTCGCAGTTCCGGTTTTGGGCCGCAGATATTTGAGCAAAGCACCGGCTAATTCCCCGCATTTACTGGAGCGGTTCGGATTATTTACGATTATTTTGTTCGGAGAATGCATTGTCAGCTTAATAGCCATTCTTCATCTGGAAAAAGGGGATTGGGGAGCCATCTTTTTTACCCTTGTCTCGCTTATTTTAATTGCGGCAATGTGGTGGCAATATTTTGATAATCTTGAGAAAAAAGTTGATAAAGAAAAGAAAACAACCGGACAGAGAATTATCTATGGGCATTTATTTATATTCATGTCTTTAAGTGCAATTGCCGCGGCCATTCAACTGGCTTATTTGCATAAAGTGGATCATCACTTCCTGACCATCTTGTCATTTGGGGCCGCTTTCGTTTATTTTTTGTCAACAGCCCTTGTTTTTCATCGGTTCCGGTTTGTTCATCACCGGCTCCGTGTTTTTCACTTCGGTTTATTAGCAGGTATTTTAGTGTTGTTTATGATTTTGGATTTTGTCCTGCCGGTTCCAAGCGTCGTCATTTTTGTACAATTAGCCTTTTTCTTTATCTTGTATGCGAAAATAGCACCCAGGGGATGAAAGACGTCCTTCCGCCGAACGAGTCTTTCTTATCAATACGCTTGTCAATTACCCGTTTCGTTTGATAGAGTAAAAAAGATATTATATACGATGGAGGACGATACATATGAAAATGATGGATGCAAATGAAATTATTTCATTTATTCAAAATAGCACGAAATCAACACCTGTTAAGGTTTATGTGAAAGGCGATGTGGAAGGAATCAATTTTGGAGCTTCTTCTAAAACCTTCTTAAACAGCGGCAGCGGAGTTGTTTTCGGTGAATGGGCTGAAATTAAAGAAGCGATCGAAGCAAACGAAGGAAAAATCGAGGATTATGTAGTTGAAAATGACCGCCGCAACTCAGCGATTCCGCTTCTGGATATGAAAGGAATCAAAGCGCGTATCGAGCCGGGTGCCATTATCCGCGATCAAGTGGAAATCGGAGACAATGCCGTCATTATGATGGGTGCATCCATTAACATTGGATCTGTCATCGGGGAAGGAACCATGATTGATATGAATGTGGTTCTTGGCGGCCGTGCTACGGTCGGTAAAAACTGTCACATTGGTGCAGGTTCTGTGCTTGCAGGCGTCATCGAGCCGCCATCCGCTAAGCCGGTTGTCATTGAAGACGATGTTTTAGTAGGAGCGAATGCTGTTATTCTTGAAGGCGTGACAGTCGGAAAAGGCGCGGTTGTTGCAGCGGGAGCCATCGTTGTAGAAGACGTGGCGCCGTATACAGTCGTAGCAGGAACTCCTGCCAAGAAAATTAAAGATATCGACGAAAAAACAAAATCAAAAATTGAAATCAAGCAAGAGCTTCGTCAACTGTAAGAAGCTTGAAAACAATGCGCGGGTGGCCACCATCCGCGCATTGCTATATCTT is a window encoding:
- the fadH gene encoding 2,4-dienoyl-CoA reductase: MGEKVFIITGGSSGMGKAMAKRFAKDGYNVVITGRTLETLEETKTEIEQRDGQIMTFSMDVRQPEKAAELVQAVHSRFGRIDGLVNNAAGNFICPAEKLSVNGWNSVINIVLNGTFYMSSAVGNYWIEHNQKGSIINMLATYAWGAGAGVIHSAAAKAGVHSMTRTLAVEWGSRYGICVNAIAPGPIERTGGADKLWESEEAAKRTVASVPLKRLGTPEEIAAVAAFLMSDEAAYINGECITMDGGQWLNPHPF
- a CDS encoding EAL-associated domain-containing protein, coding for MDPLDILTNKQEVIPYYQAIFSADDQIIAGYEVIGRFQFQGELLSLEDFFADDSVPDEYKIEVDDYIVEQALNYALSENSDALIFINRDANLLMLDQGESFLDLLLRFQSRGLNLSRIAIELTEHHFKGDMERLLHLVHYYRTYGIKIAAADIGRENSNLDRIGNLSPDLLKINLQPLRMTSSPVSFNDVLYSISLLARKIGAALLFEDIEANFQLQYAWRNGGRYFQGFYLTEPGPQFLEKELLKEKLSNEFHHFIVHEKKKLETFHQLSEDFYQRIHFLAARSEKLSESQDQLITMLAKELSDCSFRLYICDADGFQTTGNIFKEEDGWVFQEQYKNKNWSWRPYFLENLMKMRIGRRGFFSDLYSDIETGETIRTYSYPLDDGHYLFIDLPYQYLYEQNGML
- a CDS encoding DUF3993 domain-containing protein, which gives rise to MKTLTSLSAAAVIFFSLGSPAVGETAAVTADRPAQHNAQKANPKETVFKYLQDASYAQVSLSEKERTKAQMKEVLAPYFTDEIADAYLKYNAVKGETQYIVYGTDFPILSLPFFSYDESTKIKQQKNKTIVYQYFKKTDTGPVTFEGHYEAVTMIRTDGAWKISSISESKEEPN
- a CDS encoding manganese catalase family protein, whose protein sequence is MFTRIDRLLIDLPKPKNPDANAAAAVQELLGGKFGEMSTLNNYMYQSFNFRNKKKLKPFYDLVASITAEETGHVELVANTINLMIIGTTHPGPPDSTPMREAVNKRNSLHFISTAQTAFPFDSMGRPWTGDNVFSSGNLVLDLLHNFFLECGARTHKMRVYEMTDNPVARELIGYLLVRGGVHVVAYAKALEIATGVDVMKMLPIPNLDNSKFSAAKKYEDQGVNRRLYTFSDQYYRDINQIWKGTGPKGEPLEVIIGHPQGAAIPDLEEIPEEFAPGISEEDFQEIARRLQRSAGI
- a CDS encoding glutaredoxin domain-containing protein, whose translation is MNKKITVYTQPDCPPCKIVKQFLDHLQLPYEEADISKNEEAKNHLMHNLQSYSTPTVTVDDHVVKGFDLQELERLVSL
- a CDS encoding MBL fold metallo-hydrolase, whose translation is MGTVKRLSNRISMIDTFDLRKKGRTSAYVLHEDMLTLLEPSASPSVPYIKSGMAELGLSVKDIQYIIVTHVHLDHAGGAGLLLKECPNAKVVVHPKGARHLVNPERLTAGAKAVYKEHFDELFDPVLPVPEERILTMKDKDRLAISEKCVLEFIDSPGHANHHFSIFEPISKGIFTGDAAGIAYADEQFSRFCLPSASPNQFDPEAMLRTAEKLQSLQPDVFYFSHFGPHDNPAEALEDMRQFLPVFLEAAEKAIRKTEGMPPAVQWKETEAELKNRVFPKLTDKNIPKHHPVYDILNLDLAVSAMGLVHYFQTSGKGKK
- a CDS encoding YkuJ family protein, yielding MSQLTGIISRLQSLQETAVGNEPSQRFFEVEGEKRCSVKYFEKNEMFELEVFEKGGKPQTYQFDNIDIIAIEIFDLLQA
- a CDS encoding ribonuclease H-like YkuK family protein, yielding MSDTFAFYNVTEENMSLEDVIARLKGFLRKDPRSVYILSIGTDSHVHHKETKFITAIHLHRVGKGAWGCLKNFVIPRPISSVHEKISTETALSQELAYSFVTLYLGELSDILIPFSEEGADLSFEIHLDIGRKGATKDLIQEMTGRITAMGLEARIKPDSYTAFSYANRYTK
- the abbA gene encoding antirepressor AbbA: MGLANKRLSTEEQELLVSLLMKQEYAIELISSELNDIESGQKAVDMETYRQLTTLYDRIRFD
- the cbpB gene encoding cyclic-di-AMP-binding protein CbpB, translated to MITLRAEEMIEISIKDLMIPGDKVAHVQLGNNLEHALMVLTRTGYTAIPVLDSSYKLHGLVGTNMIIDSIMGLERIEAERLVDIKVSEVMNRNIPRLKISDSPARGLELVVDHPFVCVEDQDGFFEGIFTRREILKQLDRHVKRLNRG
- a CDS encoding VOC family protein codes for the protein MNSLKFIKMDHVQICVPSHEEAAARAFYLDLLGFNEIPKPDSLKGNGGFWCSAGAIEVHIGLEEMDPVTSKRHPAFEIGNLDAARILLENAGVGIKEEKPIPGRDRFSFADPFGNRIELLQYKTN
- a CDS encoding sulfite exporter TauE/SafE family protein, with the protein product MEWPLIFIGAMTSFLGTLAGGGGLIGMPAMILYGLPIHQIIAATKFSNTISSFSSFFFLLKSDEIKLTEVLKTVPFALAGGVTGGCISGMIPEDFMNAAALILLTFAFVLSVLKKREKDLPDRNRKLPAKSYPAIFGIGVYDGVFGPGQATLSMYMYFQLGLSYLSSIAYTRFQTFVSCVGAFTAYLFAGMVNFQIAIPLAIGSLIGAQLAIRTARRISFSSAKWIIRGVTLLLIGQIFYQFIQ
- a CDS encoding LysR family transcriptional regulator; protein product: MQITELRMLLVLAEEMNMRKAAERLFVSQPALSQRLQSIEKTWGAKIFIRSQKGLTLTPAGEKVVEYAKETVLREEKVREDISALEGEVNGTLRLAVASIIGQHWLPKVLKTYVQRYPHAKISLITGWSSEILKSLYEDNVHIGIVRGSHEWKGVKKHLIRDELYLVDTEIRNAEELMTTERPFIQFRSDSTYYQEIQDWWHRKFQTSPKRTIIVDQIETCKQMAYNGIGYAILPSVALDEHEPIYKVLLSDPDGKPIARDTWMLGYEAAFQLKQVQAFLEVVEEWTNAAP